In the genome of Phycisphaerae bacterium, one region contains:
- a CDS encoding DapH/DapD/GlmU-related protein has product MSTVLNNPTPGDSPGAKVAASALAKPVDPCRALQGFLFLDLTARLLIWTTSFVVTSIVFASRDWWPRSSLLTADLTTALAWGGCVVIWLVLFNFAYVALLVVLRLPIPTPQPGLYPTLKTPNFLQSKDRQILYSCLIALLTKARYEAPFPAFLIFHISNLPPMRWLMGRYFGPRSRSCYVTDPVILDPSYVEIGRNVVIGSGANIAGHCQLPDMILLRKTVIEDDVTIGANSTIFGGVTIRRGAMLGAGSVVSPYTTIGPGEYWSGVPAVKIRDLPPPQYLAAEIAV; this is encoded by the coding sequence ATGAGCACCGTTCTTAATAACCCGACCCCCGGTGATTCACCGGGGGCTAAAGTCGCAGCATCGGCCCTCGCCAAGCCCGTCGATCCGTGTCGCGCCCTGCAAGGCTTTCTCTTTCTTGACCTCACCGCACGGCTCTTGATATGGACCACCTCGTTCGTCGTCACCAGCATTGTTTTCGCCTCGCGGGACTGGTGGCCGCGCTCCTCGCTCCTTACCGCCGACCTCACCACCGCCCTCGCCTGGGGCGGCTGCGTCGTTATTTGGCTTGTCCTCTTTAACTTTGCCTACGTCGCCCTGCTTGTCGTTCTCCGTCTGCCCATCCCCACGCCCCAGCCTGGTCTCTACCCCACGCTCAAGACGCCGAACTTCCTCCAATCCAAGGACCGGCAAATCCTCTATTCGTGCCTCATCGCCCTGCTCACCAAGGCTCGGTACGAAGCCCCCTTCCCCGCGTTCCTCATCTTTCACATCTCCAACCTGCCGCCGATGCGCTGGCTCATGGGCCGCTACTTCGGACCGCGCTCGCGCTCGTGCTACGTGACCGACCCCGTCATCCTCGACCCGTCTTACGTCGAGATCGGCCGCAACGTCGTCATCGGCTCCGGCGCCAATATCGCCGGTCATTGCCAACTGCCGGACATGATCCTGCTTCGCAAGACGGTTATTGAAGATGATGTGACGATCGGCGCGAATTCAACGATTTTCGGCGGCGTAACGATTCGCCGGGGCGCGATGCTCGGCGCCGGCAGCGTCGTATCGCCCTACACGACGATCGGCCCTGGCGAATACTGGTCGGGCGTTCCGGCGGTGAAAATCCGGGATCTCCCCCCGCCGCAGTATCTGGCCGCGGAAATCGCTGTGTAG
- a CDS encoding DUF4405 domain-containing protein, with product MSRQTINFLLDGTLLVAFLSLLWISVLLRAIFPEGTLAAGWSLWGLGYDAWCKIQFAALLAFALCVLLHLILHWSWVCGFITGRLTRILGRRISTNESTRTAYGVTTLIAILSILGTLLFFAQLGTRGPAGTLHP from the coding sequence ATGTCGCGGCAGACGATCAACTTCCTCCTTGATGGCACCCTTCTCGTCGCCTTCCTGTCATTGCTGTGGATCTCCGTACTACTTCGGGCCATATTTCCCGAAGGCACGCTCGCCGCGGGTTGGTCGCTCTGGGGTCTCGGTTACGATGCGTGGTGTAAGATTCAGTTCGCGGCCCTTTTAGCCTTCGCCCTTTGCGTGCTCTTGCATCTCATCCTGCACTGGTCCTGGGTCTGCGGTTTCATTACCGGCCGCCTCACGAGAATCCTCGGTCGCCGCATCTCCACCAACGAAAGCACCCGCACGGCCTATGGCGTGACCACCCTCATCGCCATCCTCAGCATTCTTGGCACCCTGCTTTTCTTCGCGCAGCTCGGAACGCGAGGGCCTGCCGGTACGCTGCATCCCTGA
- a CDS encoding cation-translocating P-type ATPase, producing the protein MTCDFCHLPIPAWAGQTPTSEPGYCCYGCRLAADITRSRGEPGRVNWMLTRLGLAVFLSMSVMMFSMYLYRQHGLPDDPASAALSDSLGQVMRYLCLLFATPVFLLLAPPIFSNALDQARARILSTDALVVLGVGAAFAYSYVGTLSGTGQTYYETGCAILVFMTLGRWLEASGRLRASDAVRALEALLPDTVAVDREGRRLEVKPDAIQPGDLLSVTAGQRIAADCVIEKGCAGIDEQLITGESTPIAKSPGDLVRAGSLNLDGALALRAVATGAGSTLGRLIELLENTLRSRTRLQRLTDRIATMFVPVTVILALIAAARAWPRGFDDAVMNAMAVLLIACPCALGIATPMAIWVAVGTAAKRHILIRDSQALEDLAGIKAVCFDKTGTLTLGQPVVASCAIDSRDPAERERILAQSAGIAAGSAHILAQAITRYAKVQRIIPTAVVESRTIPGRGLIARTNGTTLALGSPELMIENRLHAPETLQRSLEGIHRSAQSVACIGWGGVVRGVFAFDETVRPEAGGVLASLQRSGLAVSVLTGDHAARGKRLSESLNVPVLAEQLPADKVHHLEQARRTTGPVAMIGDGLNDAPALAAADVGIALGCGADLTRESAAICLLGNDLKSVPWLFDLSRRTVRTIKSNLFWAFAYNLVGIALAMTGRLNPVFAAAAMVASSLLVTANSLRLRNVPETAR; encoded by the coding sequence ATGACCTGCGACTTCTGCCATCTTCCAATTCCCGCGTGGGCCGGCCAGACGCCGACGTCGGAACCGGGCTATTGCTGCTACGGCTGCCGCCTCGCCGCGGATATCACCCGTTCGCGTGGCGAGCCCGGCCGCGTCAACTGGATGCTCACGCGCCTGGGACTGGCCGTTTTTCTTTCCATGTCCGTGATGATGTTCAGCATGTACCTCTACCGCCAGCACGGCTTGCCCGACGATCCTGCATCCGCCGCGCTTTCCGATTCTCTCGGACAGGTCATGCGCTATCTATGCCTGCTCTTCGCCACCCCGGTTTTTCTCCTGCTCGCACCGCCGATTTTTTCAAACGCCCTTGACCAGGCTCGCGCCCGCATTCTCTCCACCGATGCCCTCGTCGTGCTCGGCGTCGGGGCCGCGTTTGCGTATTCGTACGTTGGGACGCTCTCCGGCACCGGCCAGACCTATTACGAAACCGGCTGTGCCATCCTGGTCTTCATGACACTGGGCCGATGGCTCGAGGCCAGTGGCCGCTTGCGGGCCTCGGATGCCGTTCGCGCGCTCGAAGCGCTCCTTCCCGATACCGTCGCCGTTGACCGCGAGGGCCGGCGCCTCGAGGTGAAGCCCGACGCGATTCAGCCTGGCGATCTTCTTAGCGTTACGGCGGGCCAGCGAATTGCCGCCGACTGCGTCATCGAGAAGGGCTGTGCCGGCATCGACGAACAGCTTATCACCGGCGAAAGCACTCCCATTGCGAAGTCGCCCGGAGACCTCGTCCGCGCCGGTTCGCTCAACCTCGATGGCGCGCTGGCACTTCGCGCCGTCGCCACCGGCGCGGGAAGTACCCTCGGCCGTCTGATCGAGCTGCTCGAAAACACTTTGCGCTCGCGTACCCGGCTGCAACGCCTGACCGACCGCATTGCGACGATGTTTGTTCCGGTGACTGTCATCCTCGCCTTGATCGCCGCCGCTCGCGCGTGGCCGCGCGGCTTCGATGACGCCGTCATGAATGCGATGGCGGTCTTACTCATTGCCTGCCCGTGTGCCCTGGGCATCGCCACGCCGATGGCCATATGGGTCGCCGTGGGCACCGCAGCCAAGCGCCATATCCTGATCCGAGACAGCCAGGCGCTTGAAGATCTGGCCGGTATAAAGGCAGTCTGTTTCGACAAGACCGGCACGCTCACGCTGGGCCAGCCCGTCGTAGCCTCATGCGCGATCGACTCCCGCGATCCCGCTGAGCGCGAACGCATTCTCGCTCAATCCGCCGGTATTGCCGCGGGGTCGGCGCACATCCTCGCCCAGGCAATTACGCGCTACGCGAAAGTTCAGCGCATCATCCCGACGGCCGTCGTCGAGTCTCGCACCATTCCCGGCCGCGGTTTGATTGCTCGCACCAACGGCACGACATTGGCGCTCGGCAGTCCGGAACTCATGATCGAGAATCGGCTCCATGCTCCGGAGACGCTTCAACGCTCACTCGAAGGTATTCATCGCTCCGCGCAGTCCGTTGCTTGTATCGGTTGGGGCGGCGTGGTGCGAGGGGTCTTTGCGTTCGACGAGACGGTTCGCCCGGAGGCCGGCGGCGTACTCGCCTCCCTTCAGCGATCCGGTCTCGCCGTTAGTGTCCTCACCGGCGATCACGCCGCCCGCGGGAAGCGCCTTTCCGAGTCGCTCAACGTACCAGTGCTTGCCGAACAACTTCCCGCCGACAAGGTCCACCACCTCGAACAGGCCCGTCGAACGACCGGGCCCGTTGCCATGATCGGCGACGGCCTCAACGACGCACCCGCCCTCGCCGCTGCCGACGTCGGCATCGCCCTGGGCTGTGGGGCCGACCTCACCCGTGAATCCGCGGCGATTTGCCTTCTTGGCAACGACCTCAAATCCGTTCCATGGCTTTTCGATCTCAGTCGCCGCACCGTCAGGACGATCAAATCCAATCTCTTCTGGGCGTTCGCGTACAATCTCGTTGGAATCGCGCTCGCCATGACCGGCCGCCTCAACCCGGTCTTTGCCGCCGCCGCGATGGTCGCCAGCAGCCTGCTCGTCACGGCCAATTCGCTGCGCCTGCGAAACGTCCCGGAGACCGCCCGATGA
- a CDS encoding cbb3-type cytochrome c oxidase subunit II, producing the protein MFESKAGVFFIAGVGFFALSFLVMAVLPWTIYAGEAEQTLEQMAERGIVPEFVDLAERYPEKFKQYFGEVSYASFVEALKLGHATYVAEACWHCHSQFVRPVSNEDLRWGPVSHALEYQNEMQRPVLFGTRRVGPDLSREAGVRTNDWHVAHFWKPTAVVPTSVMPSYRWFFDAEGYPNKRGMAIITYVQWLGSWIEEYPYFHGEGPTGPVEHEGAHPQGVKP; encoded by the coding sequence ATGTTTGAATCAAAAGCCGGAGTCTTCTTCATCGCGGGCGTGGGCTTTTTCGCCTTGTCGTTTCTCGTCATGGCGGTGTTGCCCTGGACGATCTACGCCGGAGAGGCTGAGCAGACCCTCGAACAGATGGCCGAGCGCGGGATTGTTCCCGAGTTCGTGGACCTCGCGGAGCGCTACCCGGAAAAGTTCAAGCAGTACTTCGGCGAGGTCAGTTACGCGAGCTTTGTTGAGGCCCTCAAGCTCGGCCATGCTACGTATGTCGCCGAGGCCTGCTGGCACTGCCATTCGCAGTTCGTTCGCCCCGTCTCCAATGAGGATCTTCGTTGGGGGCCGGTCTCTCACGCCCTCGAATACCAAAACGAAATGCAGCGACCGGTCCTCTTCGGGACGCGCCGCGTCGGTCCCGACCTGTCGCGCGAGGCCGGTGTGCGCACGAATGACTGGCACGTCGCGCATTTCTGGAAACCCACGGCCGTGGTGCCCACGTCCGTCATGCCGTCGTATCGCTGGTTCTTCGACGCTGAGGGGTATCCCAACAAGCGCGGAATGGCCATTATCACTTACGTACAGTGGCTCGGGAGCTGGATTGAAGAATACCCCTATTTCCACGGCGAGGGACCGACCGGTCCGGTGGAACATGAGGGCGCCCATCCGCAGGGGGTGAAACCATGA
- a CDS encoding cytochrome c, producing MTIPAKLILPLLLLLGFVSACDSRTDVDTARPAKFGFQTSIPKSLMEEGHLAYQRYCTGCHGEAGDGLGEAAAFLSPRPRNFVNAAFKFSSTRSGQLPTDEDLKRTIRTGLRGSAMPSFPLLPERTVDALVAYVKTLSPKWQEREPAAQIPFVADPFKSVDDRATSIARGEAVYHGYSICWSCHPSYVPEAKINEYVQSFGGAPRTEFRGDLHIAEGKPNDEGELIYPPDFRRDFVRAGTSAEDLYRSIASGITGTAMPTWVDSIDIPGKKPGDPPLVSQQDLWAMAYYVKSLIEQRPALLKPGEFAVRPRPRPIYLHGAPPPVAEPATSQPADLEMDF from the coding sequence ATGACCATCCCTGCGAAACTTATCTTGCCGCTCTTGTTGCTGCTCGGATTCGTCTCCGCTTGCGACTCGCGCACGGACGTCGATACGGCCCGTCCTGCCAAGTTCGGCTTCCAGACGAGTATTCCGAAATCGTTGATGGAAGAAGGCCACCTCGCCTACCAACGCTATTGCACCGGCTGTCACGGCGAAGCGGGCGACGGCCTTGGCGAGGCCGCCGCGTTCCTGAGCCCGCGGCCACGCAACTTCGTCAACGCCGCATTCAAATTCAGCTCGACCCGCTCGGGTCAACTCCCGACCGATGAAGATTTGAAGCGGACGATCCGCACCGGTCTCCGCGGAAGTGCGATGCCTTCATTTCCCCTCCTGCCCGAGCGGACCGTCGATGCGCTCGTGGCCTATGTCAAGACGCTTTCGCCCAAATGGCAGGAGCGCGAACCGGCGGCGCAGATTCCATTTGTTGCAGATCCCTTCAAGAGTGTGGACGACCGGGCGACGTCGATTGCCCGCGGCGAGGCGGTCTATCACGGCTATTCGATCTGCTGGTCCTGCCATCCCTCTTACGTCCCGGAAGCCAAGATCAACGAATACGTCCAGTCGTTTGGCGGCGCGCCGCGGACCGAGTTTCGAGGCGATCTTCACATTGCAGAGGGGAAGCCGAACGATGAAGGCGAACTGATCTATCCACCCGATTTCCGCCGGGATTTTGTCCGCGCGGGGACGAGCGCAGAGGACCTTTACCGCAGTATCGCCAGCGGCATCACCGGCACGGCCATGCCCACCTGGGTCGATTCCATCGACATCCCCGGCAAGAAGCCCGGCGATCCGCCGCTCGTCTCGCAACAGGATCTCTGGGCCATGGCGTACTACGTGAAGAGTTTGATTGAACAGCGACCGGCGCTCTTAAAGCCCGGCGAATTTGCGGTCCGGCCACGGCCCCGCCCGATTTACTTGCACGGCGCGCCGCCGCCCGTCGCCGAGCCGGCGACGTCACAACCGGCGGACCTCGAAATGGACTTTTGA
- a CDS encoding cbb3-type cytochrome c oxidase subunit I, producing MTSISVAAPPTTLERTTAVELVDRPLVLWHLLMSLVFLAVSILAGFLFSLQFLRWYPLEGIEIFSPGRWRMIHTNGVAYGFLANAFLGGLYWAVPRLTLQPVLNKKLSWFIFFTWQTIVLVTALGLSIGHAQALEWGETPTYVDPIALVGLILVAINFLTPIARAEGPLYVTLWYFIAAFIWTVLVYAMGNFLPQYFVSGAAAGAIGGLFIHDLVGLFVTPLGWGLIYYLVPIILKKPIWSHGLSLVGFWGLAFFYPLTGIHHFLYSPIPMFLQHGAVITTIAIELVVTTVIINFFFTLAGRGDMLRTNLPIRWFYTGMVFYFTTCLQCAFQTTLTFQKIIHFSDWVVGHAHLVMFGVFGFWLLGMMVYLIPRVSGRAWYSNAINSWHYWLTMFGTLIMFLDLLVAGLVQGFMWRDLAPWEDTLVASMPFWLVRTISGTMILIGQFMFFYNVWMTLRRPAPSHAPEQPHIELAIS from the coding sequence ATGACATCCATAAGCGTAGCGGCCCCGCCCACCACTCTTGAACGAACGACCGCGGTCGAACTCGTGGACCGCCCCCTGGTCCTTTGGCACCTGCTCATGTCGCTCGTCTTCCTGGCCGTTTCCATCCTGGCCGGGTTTCTATTCTCCCTTCAGTTTCTCCGTTGGTATCCGTTGGAGGGCATCGAGATATTCTCGCCGGGCCGATGGCGAATGATCCATACCAACGGCGTGGCCTATGGCTTTCTGGCCAACGCCTTTCTCGGCGGGCTCTATTGGGCGGTTCCGCGGCTCACGCTCCAGCCTGTGCTGAACAAAAAACTGTCCTGGTTCATCTTTTTCACGTGGCAAACCATCGTCCTTGTGACCGCACTGGGCCTGTCCATCGGACATGCCCAGGCGCTTGAATGGGGAGAGACGCCGACTTATGTCGACCCGATCGCGCTCGTCGGTCTTATTCTTGTCGCCATCAATTTCTTGACGCCGATCGCCAGGGCCGAAGGTCCCCTCTACGTCACGCTGTGGTATTTCATCGCGGCGTTCATCTGGACGGTGCTTGTCTACGCGATGGGTAACTTCCTCCCGCAGTATTTCGTCAGCGGCGCGGCGGCCGGGGCCATTGGTGGACTCTTCATCCACGACCTCGTCGGCTTGTTCGTCACACCGCTGGGCTGGGGCCTCATCTATTACCTCGTCCCCATCATTCTCAAGAAGCCCATCTGGAGCCACGGCTTGTCCCTCGTCGGCTTCTGGGGACTGGCGTTCTTCTATCCTCTCACAGGTATCCATCACTTTCTTTACAGCCCGATCCCGATGTTCCTGCAACATGGCGCGGTCATCACGACCATTGCCATTGAGTTGGTCGTTACAACCGTGATCATCAATTTTTTCTTCACATTAGCCGGTCGCGGCGACATGCTTCGCACCAACCTGCCGATCCGCTGGTTCTACACCGGTATGGTTTTCTACTTCACCACCTGCCTCCAGTGCGCGTTTCAGACGACGCTCACGTTCCAGAAGATCATCCACTTTTCCGATTGGGTGGTCGGCCACGCCCACCTGGTCATGTTCGGCGTCTTCGGCTTCTGGTTACTGGGCATGATGGTCTATCTCATACCACGCGTCAGCGGCCGCGCCTGGTACAGTAACGCGATCAACAGTTGGCATTACTGGCTTACGATGTTCGGCACGTTGATCATGTTCCTCGATCTCTTGGTCGCCGGCCTGGTGCAGGGTTTTATGTGGCGTGACCTCGCTCCGTGGGAAGACACCCTCGTGGCCTCAATGCCGTTCTGGCTGGTGCGCACGATCAGTGGAACGATGATCCTCATCGGCCAGTTCATGTTCTTCTATAACGTCTGGATGACCCTGCGGCGGCCCGCGCCGTCGCACGCACCTGAACAGCCGCACATAGAGCTCGCAATCAGTTAA
- a CDS encoding DUF933 domain-containing protein, with product MRFAIIGPPQSGKSTLFAAITGHKADPGHAPAEQLASVSVPDARLDYLAELYKPKKYTPAHLEFVDIPGVSLAEPNGPTEFRKSMNTVRRCDGILMVVRAFESASVATYRGRIDPKADLAELHTELIFADLEQVTNRIEKLEKSTLKPTKTRDAELRELTMFRHVQKALESEAPVSSAIHNEEERTLAGSFGFLTLKPVIVVVNVDESKVKDAPPFSAEHAKATIALAAEIEAEISQLDDADKTAFLADLGLAEPARLRLIRTCYDAVGLVSMLTCGEDEVRAWTILKDTPAVEAAGKIHSDIQRGFIRAETVSFADLKANKDMRGAKAANKVRLEPKHYIVQDGDIINFRFNV from the coding sequence ATGCGCTTTGCCATCATTGGTCCGCCCCAATCGGGGAAATCAACCCTCTTCGCCGCCATCACCGGGCACAAGGCAGATCCCGGTCACGCGCCGGCGGAGCAGCTCGCCAGCGTCAGTGTGCCCGATGCGCGGCTGGATTATCTTGCGGAGTTGTACAAACCTAAGAAATACACACCGGCCCATCTGGAATTCGTCGACATCCCCGGCGTCAGCCTCGCTGAGCCCAACGGCCCGACCGAATTTCGCAAATCGATGAACACCGTCCGCCGCTGCGACGGGATCCTCATGGTCGTACGGGCCTTTGAAAGCGCCTCCGTCGCGACGTATCGCGGGCGAATCGACCCCAAGGCCGATCTCGCCGAGCTGCACACCGAATTGATCTTTGCCGATTTGGAGCAGGTGACGAACCGCATCGAGAAGCTGGAGAAGTCCACGCTAAAGCCCACCAAGACCCGCGACGCGGAGCTGCGTGAGCTCACCATGTTTCGCCATGTCCAGAAGGCCCTCGAGTCGGAGGCGCCAGTCTCCTCCGCCATCCACAATGAGGAAGAACGCACCCTCGCGGGAAGCTTTGGATTCCTGACGCTCAAGCCGGTCATCGTCGTCGTCAACGTCGACGAGTCCAAGGTCAAGGACGCGCCTCCGTTCTCCGCAGAGCACGCCAAGGCGACGATCGCCCTCGCCGCCGAGATTGAGGCGGAGATCTCCCAACTCGACGACGCCGACAAAACCGCGTTCCTCGCCGATCTGGGACTCGCCGAGCCCGCCCGCCTCCGGCTGATCCGCACCTGCTACGATGCCGTCGGTCTGGTCTCCATGCTCACCTGCGGCGAGGACGAAGTTCGCGCGTGGACGATCCTCAAAGATACACCCGCTGTGGAGGCGGCCGGTAAGATCCACAGCGACATCCAGCGCGGCTTCATCCGCGCCGAGACGGTTTCCTTTGCCGATTTGAAGGCGAACAAGGATATGCGCGGCGCCAAGGCCGCCAACAAAGTCCGCCTGGAGCCCAAGCACTACATCGTCCAGGACGGCGACATCATTAACTTTCGGTTCAACGTTTAG
- a CDS encoding sulfite exporter TauE/SafE family protein, which produces MIAESLAITAGGFLGSAHCIGMCGGFACAVGAGRANFWPLFARQFVYNVGRVFTYAFLGALAGASGLYLSRFTLGPVNPQQAFSLVAGAIMIALGLATLRLIRLPHRWTAATSQLFAPLFAYFLNARGWFGYFLAGLANGFLPCGLVYAFLALAAAAQDGPRGAVIMTLFGLGTMPAMLAIGCGTRLLTQSVRLRIYRVAAVFVVALGSVTLYRGWPSADAACCHAPGSANVAADDQLPP; this is translated from the coding sequence ATGATCGCTGAATCCCTCGCCATTACCGCCGGCGGTTTTCTTGGCTCGGCGCACTGCATCGGGATGTGCGGCGGATTCGCCTGTGCCGTCGGGGCGGGCCGCGCCAACTTCTGGCCGCTGTTTGCCCGTCAATTCGTCTATAACGTCGGCCGCGTCTTTACGTACGCGTTCCTTGGCGCTCTCGCCGGTGCGTCGGGACTCTATCTCTCGCGCTTTACGCTCGGCCCCGTCAACCCGCAACAGGCATTCTCGCTTGTCGCCGGCGCGATCATGATCGCTCTCGGTCTGGCCACACTCCGTCTCATACGCCTGCCGCACCGCTGGACCGCCGCCACCAGCCAACTCTTCGCCCCCCTTTTCGCGTATTTTCTCAACGCTCGAGGCTGGTTCGGCTATTTCCTCGCCGGCCTGGCCAACGGCTTCCTCCCCTGCGGCCTCGTCTATGCGTTTCTGGCTCTCGCCGCTGCCGCGCAGGACGGCCCGCGCGGCGCGGTCATCATGACGCTTTTTGGGCTTGGAACGATGCCCGCGATGCTCGCCATCGGCTGCGGGACGCGTCTGCTGACGCAGAGTGTGCGCCTGCGGATCTATCGCGTCGCGGCGGTCTTTGTCGTAGCCTTGGGCTCGGTGACGCTCTATCGCGGCTGGCCCAGCGCGGACGCGGCGTGCTGTCATGCCCCTGGATCAGCGAATGTCGCGGCAGACGATCAACTTCCTCCTTGA